The Vulpes vulpes isolate BD-2025 chromosome 1, VulVul3, whole genome shotgun sequence genome contains the following window.
AGCTACTTAAAGTACCATCTGGAAGCTGGCCTGAGCTTAAACCTGGACTCTGCCCCATCCCCAGCAAAGGAGGcatcagtgcctcagtttccctctctgagAGGTAGGATTAGTTTGCTGACCCCCACGAGGCCTGCTGCTTTGACTGTGcctgcctcagtttgctcatctgcaaTATGGAGCAAAGAAGTAGGAAGACTGGAAGGAGCGAACAAAGGGTtgagctccctgcgtggtgccCGGCTGGCTGTGGTGCGCAGTGCTCCTAGGGTCCTTGTCGTCAGTGTCGTCACAGTGGTGGTATTTAAAGCATCCAGCATGAGTCTTGGCACACAACGGGTGCTCGGTAAATGCCCTCTTGGGAATTAAATGAATCTGGATTCTATTCCCAGCTCTGGGGACCTTGGCCATGGCACCTTCCCTTCCTGAGCCTTGGTTTACCCATCTGAAAAACGGGCTCCCCACTGGTTGTGCACCTCTGCAGGCTCAGCGCCCAGAGGACCGATGAGTCAGCGACCAGGAGAGCGAGCGTTGGTCCGATCGTCCTTACCTTGGCGGAGTGGCAGTGTCCTCAGGCCCTGGCAGGTTGGTGGGCCCGTCTGCCCGCAGATTGtgacacccctccccccacctgtgACCTCACCCCTGGAGGGGCCAGTGGGAGCCCTGAGGGGTCTGTGAGGTCACCCCATTCCGCTCCATATAGACTCCCATCAGGTAGTGGCCGCTGGCTTGTCTCCGTCCTGGGGAAGCTTCTGAGACCCGAGGACTCTCAAGCAGTGGTCACAACGGAGTTCCCAAGAGGGACGCGGAGCGTTGGGACCCAAGGACCCTCCAAGCGCTGACCCTGGGAGGCCAGACCAGGGGCAAAAGTCTCGTAGGCCTCAGGAGCGTCATTCAGCAGTTCCGGGAGGCCCAGGAAGCCCACGGCCTGGCTTGGGCACCGTCACCGCCGCCAGGCCACCATGGTCCTCGGCTGGCTGCTGCTTCTGGCAATGGCTCTGCCCCCGGGCACCACAGGCGCCAAGGACTGTGTGTTCTGTGAGCTGACCGATTCCAAGCAGTGTCCAGGCATCCACATGCAGTGTGGCGACGATGAGGACTGCTTCACAGGCCATGGCGTGGCCCCAGGCCTCGGCCCTATCATCAACAAAGGTTGCCTGCTGTCCACTTCTTGCGGCCATGAGGAGCCGGTCACCTACATGGGTGTCACCTACACGCTTACCACCACGTGCTGCTACGGCCACATGTGTAACAGGGCCCCCAGTCCCGCCAGATGGGAGGGGCGGGCCGCAGGCCTGGCGCTGggtgtgctgctgctgctgcttccacGTTTGCTGTGACCAACCTGAAGGGCAGGACATGGGACTGGTGTCCCGGCTCCGCTGCTCCCCGAgtcccctgcctccaccccttcTCCCCATTAAATGGCCAGAGGCCCTGGACAACCTCTTGTGGCCCCGGCTTCATCCATTCTAGGGCTGTCCACCCGGAGCCCAGTGCTCGGCGAAGCATCCTCAGGCCTGATTCAGTGGTGGGGAGCCATGCTCGGTGGGTTTGGCTGTACCCCTACTGTATTTCATTGGTTCTAAGACGCGTATCTTTTCACATTTCGATCAGGATGCTTCTTTTCATTGGTGGCACCTCAGAGTCGATGAAATATGGTTAAAACGaacaatgacaataataaatGACAGCTGATGTTTACGGAGCACTGCTTATGTTACATGCCAGGGCACCGTGATCTCGCTGAATCCCCAAGCAAAGCCAGGAAGGTAAATgctttccagggcagcccagtcTCTGCGGTAGCGATTCTCCAAATGGGGTCCCCGGATTGTCCGGGAGTTAACTAGGGATGCCAATTCTCAGACCCCGTCCCCAGCCAGCTGAATGGGGGCAGAGGGCGGGTGGTGCAGAGAGGCTCCCAAAGTCTGTGTTTTTAACGggtcctccaggtgattctgatgcaggcaGGCCCGAGATGGAAAACCACCAGTGGGGAGCACTGGTAAAAATAGGGCACCTCTGCCCCCCTCCAAGGGACAGTGGCAATGTCTGCAGACACTTTTGGTTGCCATAATAGGGGAAGGGGGGTCGCTACTGACATCTACAAGGTGGAGACCAGAGAATTGGGTGCAGCTTCCTACGACCTGTATCATCCCATCCTGTAGAAGGGGaagtgaagcacagagaggtgaagtcagttgcccaaagtcacacagctagtagccAGCAGAGCTACAGTTCAAAGCCAGGCCAAGAGACCCCaacatccaggcaccccacaccCTCCCCCACTGTGACCCTATGAGGCAGGTGCTGTTATTATTCACACTTTCCAGATGGGGAAAGTGAGGCGCAGAGCAGGGAAGGCACCGCCCAGAGTCAAGGTTGGTCAGAccccagagaaaggagaggagggatgTGGGCCACCGGGTCATTTGCATACcaactcttctattttttttagagatgctCAGAGAGGTGGAGTTAACTCAAGACGGAGCTAGGACTCCAATCCATGTCCTCCTGGTTCTGAAACCCACACACAAAATCTGTTTCCCAGAtaaggggcaaagacacagggtCAAAGAGATGACTCTCCTCCTCTCCGCAGGCAGGCCTGGCTCCATCCCAAGGAGGTTCGGCCCTATGGTACCTCCTCTACCAGTGAGAGGGAGGGCTTAGACCCGTTTCACAGACCAGGAAAGAGATGCTGGTAAGGGGGATGCCAATTGCTCCCCGTAGGTTGGGGACAGACGCTGGGAGGTGTGGTGAGGGGCAGGCGCACCTGTAGGATCCGGAGATGACCCTGTGGCCGTCCAGCAGCACAAACTTCTCTCGCACGTTGCCGCTTACCTGCTGTCGCCAGCGGCTCTGGAAACTGCAGCCCCGCACAACACGGATATCTAGGTTCTGGAGTGGAGGGGGCACACCGTAGCTCAGGCCAACCCCATGCGCCTCCGCCCATTGCCCAGGGCTTGGGTGTCCCTCCAGGCTGGTTAGGAAAGGTCTGTCCCAGCTTCCCCAGAGCCACCAATATTGGTCTCTCTTGGAAATACCCCTAACTCAAAGGGATCCCGTGGGAAGACCCACCTTTAATTCCCCCAATGCCAGGGGCATCAGATCTCAGAGGACCCTCTAGGCTGGCATCTACCTTGATGAGCTAGGACGCAGTGGAAGGGCCTGCCCCCACTGGCCCCAGTGTCAGGGGAATGGGGACTTGGGTCCCTCCTGCCAGGCTCCTACCTCAGTGGCCCAGGGGTTCACTCCCAGCTGGTGGGCCAGGGTCAGGAAGGCAGGCAGTTGCTGGCGGTCCAGGAGGAGGTAGACAGGCACCCAGCGGCGTGTGGCAGCGTTTACCAGGTCCAAAAGCAGGTCTGGGTCAGTGAAGATGTCCATGACCACGGCCACTAGCTGGGGGGTGTGGGTAGAGGGGCTGTGGATAGAGCCCAGAGACCTGGGGGGGCATCCAGGGGGTGGAGCCCTGGGAGTGAGGGACTCTGAGGGTAGGAATTTAAAGGCCCGGCCTTGATGGGGTGTTCAGGGGGCGCTGCGAGAGAGACCCCCAGACACAGACTATTGCTCAATACGGCGCCTACATGTGAAAGAGGCAAAGACTGTCCTTCCTGGAGATCAAGGCCTCTGCTGCTGGAAAACTCATCATGATGACATTTGCACCAGCAAGTGGCGTCCCGTGAGCTGTGACACTATGTGGTGGCCCTGCTCCAGAGCTCAGTGGGCCAGATGCCCTGGCAGGGCAATGTGGGCAACTGCACAGCTGGGCACTTGGGGGTGCCATGGATACCAGGGGGGGGGAGGATGacctgctcagccacccaggggaGCTCTGGGGACTCAGGGGCTGAGGGCCTGGGTCTTACAGGCAGAAAAATGCAGCAGTGATGACTCTTGACCCACTGGCCAGACAGCCTTGGTTCAAATCCCCACTTGGCCACTTACCCTGAGAGACTTAAgctcctgtgcctcagtttccccaactctCCTCGCTTGGTATAATAAGTACCAACCTCACAGGACCCTCTTAACAATTATAAATGTTAAGTCATGTAGAGCACTTAGCGTGGGAGCTGGCAGGCATAAAGCTGTTATATAAAGAACAGGGCACCCgggaggctcaggggttgagcatctatctgcctttggctcaggtcatgatcccagggtcttgggatggagccccatgtcgggctccctgttgggggcctgcttctccctctgtctatgtctctgcctttctgtgtctctcatgaataaataaaatcttaaaaaaaaaaaaaaaaaagatagaacagGCTATCCAGGGGGCCATAGGGGAGACATCTGGGCCCTCTatgggaggaaggatggagacaCTTACCCTAGTGGTAgggtggggtgctggggggtAGATGATTCGGTCCAAGGGGCATGGATGCCTAGGGGGACCCAGGCCTTGGAGAGAGGGTGAGGATGAGGCTGGGGGATGTAGACACCTGTGTCCCCCCTCCTGAGAGGTGTCCCAGGAGGGCATGGGTGAGATCCCCAGGCCTCAGGGGATGCACCACTCCCAGGTCCGGGAGCTGGCATGCGAGGATGTCTGGGTCTGGGGAATGGACACTGGGCCCCTGAGACCCCCACCTTGCAGGCGGCCTGGATTTCCTGGCGCACCAGCTCCTTGAGGGGCGGGTGGCCCTCGTCGGGTGGCTGGGTATACAGCTGTGCCCGGGTGATTCCCTTCCAGGTCGGGTCCTCCGGCCAGCCCAACCGCAGCGTGGGCACCTGCTCCTCCGACTGTCCGGGCCAGTAAGTCAGGCTGCCGGAGTCCCCATCGGTGGCAGTGgctccctctgctgccctgccGGGTGGCTGCTTGCATGTGGTCCAGTTCTCAGCGGCCGCCGCCAGGCTCCGGAGCTCTTCCCCGCTCAGGAAGGGCCGCAGCCCCTCGCGCTGCACGCAGGCCTGGAACGCCTCTTCGCCCTTGCTCAGCAGAGCCTCAAGAGCCAGGCGCTGGCCCTCGGAATACAGGAAGCTGGGGCTGGCCTCAGTCAAGGGCAGCCCCTCGGGCCCTGACCCCACTCCTTCCAGCGCTGCCAGCTGGGAGGCTGCCATTGGGCTGCTTAGGTGGGAGGACCGTGCAGCTGGGTGTCTGAAGGTTTGGCCGTCTCTGGGGGACTGACCAtctggggtgtgggtgggggtctCCTGCCAAGCAGAGTCTATGCAGCGGTGCCAAGGCTTCCAGGGCAGCTCTGTGAGTGGCACCCTGTGTCCCTGGATCACCGTCGTGACAATCAGACTGCTTAGGGTGTGGGCTGCTCAGACTGACCACCCACCTGCCTCCAGCCACCACTGTGGCAGGCTGGCCATCTGATGGTCAGGCTGACCACCTGACACCgtccccagctgtgtgacccaTGAGCTCCTCTGTGCTCCCACCACACGACAATTTCCAGTCTCCTGGCCACTCAATAACCCCAACTGACCCGTTTGCTGGTTCAGTCTTGGTCAGGCTGAGGGCCTGGCTGTCCTGGTCAAAGGTCTGGCTGACTGCCCAACCATCTCCAGGCAACAGCAACAGGCTGTCTGCCTGTCTCCTACCACCCAAATGTTCCTAACCAAAGGCAAAGTGGGCTGCCTATCTGTCCCAGACCTATAGCACATCTAACTGGCCCTCCCCAGCCATCTTTTGGATCATTTGGCAAACATCGATTGCTTCCAACTAACAATGTCACTATCTGACCACCCGGTGGAGCACCCAGATGGGTCCAGCAGAATGTTCTTCCTGACGACTGGTGGCTAGCTCACCCCACCGGCTCTCACTGATTGACCATCCTAGGCATTTCCCCTTTGGACCTGCTCTCTGCTTGGGAATGGGCTCCAGCCCTAAGTCTGGGCATCACCCTCCCCCAGCCAGGGAATGAGGTCTCAGTCTCTGTGGACCGGGGACTCTGCTCCTGGGCTTTCACACCCACTTGGGCTGCTACAGTGGAGGATACACTCAACAGGAGCTTTCGTCACCATGGAAGTGGCAACAGCCCATCTCACTGGAGGGCCTGACCAGCCAGTTGCTTGGATTGGCTGCCCGTCTCCCAGCCAGAATGGTCTTGGGCTGCCCTCTGATCTGTGCTGATCCCTGGCCAAGCTGACCTGTCTGGGTTCCTGCCTGAATCCAACAATCTCTTGCTAGCTGA
Protein-coding sequences here:
- the FAM83E gene encoding protein FAM83E translates to MAASQLAALEGVGSGPEGLPLTEASPSFLYSEGQRLALEALLSKGEEAFQACVQREGLRPFLSGEELRSLAAAAENWTTCKQPPGRAAEGATATDGDSGSLTYWPGQSEEQVPTLRLGWPEDPTWKGITRAQLYTQPPDEGHPPLKELVRQEIQAACKLVAVVMDIFTDPDLLLDLVNAATRRWVPVYLLLDRQQLPAFLTLAHQLGVNPWATENLDIRVVRGCSFQSRWRQQVSGNVREKFVLLDGHRVISGSYSFTWSDSRLHRGLVTLLTGEIADAFSREFRTLYAASWPLPPAPTPGPFVSTVGGLQLAPNPHRVVRRRSVAPMSPPPPDGPLAQRLAACRVFEGDRQETPATPGPALSDILRSVQRARAPSGPPARPSRSLWDLSRLSQLSGSSDGDSELKMSWGSKDTPAKALMRQRGTGGAPRGEIEPRPVGRSQPWGGPLPLLPARRLRYLSPTRRRFGEDAASKLLEPRGVQQPDRGAQAGLRGPR
- the SPACA4 gene encoding sperm acrosome membrane-associated protein 4, translating into MVLGWLLLLAMALPPGTTGAKDCVFCELTDSKQCPGIHMQCGDDEDCFTGHGVAPGLGPIINKGCLLSTSCGHEEPVTYMGVTYTLTTTCCYGHMCNRAPSPARWEGRAAGLALGVLLLLLPRLL